In Brachybacterium saurashtrense, the genomic stretch GAGGAGGGCGCCGGCGAGGAGCCCGGCGAGGAGTCGGGTGGTGGGGGTGTCGGGGAGGGAGGCTCCCGCGGGGCGGCGGTGCGGCGCAGGCGTGGTCATGGCCGGAAGGCTAGGCAGGTGGGATGAGACGGAGGCGGCCAGGGATGAGAGGTGCATGAGAGGTGTCTCAGAGACGCCTGGACGAGCGTTCCTCCCCATCGCGCGGCCGTCCACCGCGCCGTGGCCGCTCCCCCGGGCGTCGGCCGGGCTTGCGACACTGGGGGCATGAGCTCGAGCCCGCATTCCCCCGCCGCCCCGACGGACGGCGCCGCGCTGCACGAGGAGGCCCTGCAGGCCCTCGGTGCGCTGACCGGCCGGGAGGAGGCGCGCTTCCATCCCGGGCAGTTCGAGGCGATCCAGGCGCTGGTGGCCGAGCGGCGCCGCGTGCTGGTGGTGCAGCGCACCGGATGGGGGAAGTCCGCGGTGTACTTCCTGGCCGCGCTGCTGCAGAGGCGGCGCGGGGCCGGGCCCGCGCTGATCATCTCCCCGCTGATCGCGCTGATGCGCGACCAGGTCGCGGCCGCGCGCCGCGCCGGGGTGCGGGCCGAGGCGATCAGCTCCGCGAACCCCACTGAGTGGCGCGACATCGAGGAGGGGCTGGCCGCCGACGCGATCGACGTGCTGCTGGTCTCCCCCGAGCGCCTGGTCAACCCGCGCTTCCGCGAGGAGCAGCTGCCGCGGCTCGTGGACCGCTGCGGGCTGCTGGTGATCGACGAGGCCCACTGCATCTCCGACTGGGGGCACGACTTCCGTCCCGACTACCGCCGACTGCGGGACCTGGTGGCGCAGCTGGGCACCGAGGTGCCAGTGCTCGCCACCACCGCCACCGCGAACTCGCGCGTGGTCGCGGACGTCGCCGAGCAGCTCGGCACCGGCGGGGCCGACGGCGAGGTGCTCACCCTGCGCGGCTCCCTCACCCGCGAGTCGCTGCGACTGGGGTCGCTGAGCCTGGCCGATGACCGGCAGCGCCTGGACTACCTGGTGCGGCACCTCGACTCCTTCGAGGGCTCGGGGATCATCTACGCCCTGACCGTCTCCGCCGCCGAGGATCTCGCCTCCCTCCTGGACCGGCCCGGGCGGAGGGTGCGCGCCTACACCGGGCGCACCGATCCCGAGGAGCGGGCCGAGCTCGAGCAGGCCCTGAAGGACAACCAGGTCAAGGCGCTGGCCGCGACGAGCGCGCTGGGGATGGGCTTCGACAAGCCGGATCTCGGCTTCGTGATCCATCTGGGGGCGCCCTCCTCCCCCGTCGCGTACTACCAGCAGGTGGGCCGCGCGGGCCGCGCCACCGACCGGGCGGACGTGCTGCTGCTGCCGGGGAGGGAGGACCGGGCGGTCTGGGAGTACTTCGCGACCTCCTCGATGCCCTCGCAGGAGAGCGCCTCGCAGGTGCTCACCGCCCTCGCGGAGGCCGGCGCGCCGCTGAGCACCCCGGCGCTGGAGACCCGGGTGGACGTGCGCCGCAGCGCCCTGGAGCTGCTGCTGAAGGTGCTCGCCGTCGACGGCGCCGTCCAGAACGTGAAGGGCGGCTGGATCGCCACCGGCGCGCCCTGGCACTACGACGCCGCGCGCTACGAGACCGTCGCCCGCGCCCGCCGCGAGGAGCAGCAGGCGATGCTCGCCTACGAGGCGCTCTCCGGCGGGCCGGAGCAGTGCCGGATGGTGTTCCTCGCCCGGCAGCTCGACGATGAGACCGCCGTGCCGTGCGGGCACTGCGACGTGTGCGCGGGGCCCTGGTACCCGGCGCCGGACGCACCCGCCGCCGCAGGTGACCGCCCCGGCGAGGAAGGCGCCGACGAGCGCGTCGCCGCGCTGCTGGAGCGGGTGGGCGTCCCGGTGGAGCCGCGGGCGAGCTGGCCCTCGGGCCTGGACCGGCTGCTCGGCGCGGACGCGCCGAAGGGGCGGATCCCCGAGGGCGAGCGCGCCGTGGAAGGCCGCGTCATCGCCCGCATGTCGGACCTCGGCTGGGCTGTGCCGCTGCGGGAGCTGCTGCGCAGCGACGAGGACGGCCGCCCCGTCGATGCGGTCGTGCCCGAGCGGATCGGCTCCCGGATCGTGGAGGTGCTGAAGGACTGGGACTGGGAGCAGCGCCCCGCCGCGGTGGTCGCGGTCCCCTCGGCCACCCGGCCGCAGCTGGTGAGCTCGCTCGCCGCCGGCATCGCCTCCGTCGGACGCCTCGAGGACCTCGGCGCCCTCGACCTCGCCCCGGGCGCCGCCCCGCT encodes the following:
- a CDS encoding RecQ family ATP-dependent DNA helicase, producing the protein MSSSPHSPAAPTDGAALHEEALQALGALTGREEARFHPGQFEAIQALVAERRRVLVVQRTGWGKSAVYFLAALLQRRRGAGPALIISPLIALMRDQVAAARRAGVRAEAISSANPTEWRDIEEGLAADAIDVLLVSPERLVNPRFREEQLPRLVDRCGLLVIDEAHCISDWGHDFRPDYRRLRDLVAQLGTEVPVLATTATANSRVVADVAEQLGTGGADGEVLTLRGSLTRESLRLGSLSLADDRQRLDYLVRHLDSFEGSGIIYALTVSAAEDLASLLDRPGRRVRAYTGRTDPEERAELEQALKDNQVKALAATSALGMGFDKPDLGFVIHLGAPSSPVAYYQQVGRAGRATDRADVLLLPGREDRAVWEYFATSSMPSQESASQVLTALAEAGAPLSTPALETRVDVRRSALELLLKVLAVDGAVQNVKGGWIATGAPWHYDAARYETVARARREEQQAMLAYEALSGGPEQCRMVFLARQLDDETAVPCGHCDVCAGPWYPAPDAPAAAGDRPGEEGADERVAALLERVGVPVEPRASWPSGLDRLLGADAPKGRIPEGERAVEGRVIARMSDLGWAVPLRELLRSDEDGRPVDAVVPERIGSRIVEVLKDWDWEQRPAAVVAVPSATRPQLVSSLAAGIASVGRLEDLGALDLAPGAAPLRGGGNSAFRVADLWERFSVGEQLRSRLEQLDGAPILLVDDVIDTRWTMAVAARLLRRAGSGPVLPLALAQQA